A window of Streptomyces gilvosporeus contains these coding sequences:
- the cas2e gene encoding type I-E CRISPR-associated endoribonuclease Cas2e, which yields MASMIVLSATAVPDHLRGALTRWLLEVTPELYVGTVSARVRDELWASVAACTGDGMSVLAYPSDNEQGFELRTAGTRRRHPVDFDGLTLIAFQKASQEISNAS from the coding sequence ATGGCCTCAATGATCGTGCTCTCCGCCACAGCCGTTCCCGACCACCTCCGCGGTGCCCTCACCCGCTGGCTCCTGGAAGTCACCCCAGAGCTTTACGTCGGCACCGTCTCAGCCCGCGTACGCGACGAGCTATGGGCCTCCGTGGCCGCATGCACAGGGGACGGCATGTCCGTCCTCGCCTACCCCAGCGACAACGAACAGGGCTTTGAACTCCGCACTGCGGGAACACGACGCCGGCACCCTGTCGACTTCGACGGCCTGACGTTGATCGCGTTCCAAAAGGCAAGTCAAGAAATTTCAAACGCCTCATAG
- the cas1e gene encoding type I-E CRISPR-associated endonuclease Cas1e: protein MTRPAVPAAARTHADARRKLAAPTVAMLPRIADSLSFLYLDIVRIHQDDTGVCAEVTSERRGTETLYLPTAALSCVLLGPGTSITARALATFARNGTTVLVTGSGGVRCYAAALPDSLTTTWLERQTRAWVDDGQRLAIATAMYEKRFGKSSVPPGTNLTQLRGMEGQRVKAHYRLLAQQYKIGRFRRAYDPASWDTQDPVNLALSSANTCLYGIVHAAILAIGCSPALGYVHQGNQQAFVYDIADLYKADLTIPLAFSLHASTNPEAAARRSFRDGLRLFKLLPRIVADIQELLAPETKRDIPDPEEQLVDLWDPIAGVIPGGMNHGTDS, encoded by the coding sequence ATGACCCGACCAGCAGTTCCCGCCGCAGCGCGCACCCACGCCGACGCCCGGCGCAAACTCGCCGCTCCCACCGTTGCCATGCTGCCGCGCATCGCCGACTCCCTCTCCTTCCTCTACCTCGACATCGTCCGCATCCACCAGGACGACACCGGCGTATGCGCCGAGGTGACCAGCGAGCGCCGCGGCACCGAGACCCTCTACCTGCCCACCGCCGCCCTCAGCTGCGTCCTCCTCGGCCCCGGCACCTCCATCACCGCCCGGGCCCTCGCCACCTTCGCCCGCAACGGCACCACCGTCTTGGTCACCGGCTCCGGCGGCGTCCGCTGCTACGCCGCCGCCCTCCCTGACTCACTCACCACCACGTGGCTCGAACGCCAGACCCGCGCCTGGGTCGATGACGGCCAGCGGTTAGCCATCGCCACCGCGATGTACGAAAAACGCTTCGGCAAGAGCAGCGTGCCACCGGGCACCAATCTCACCCAGCTGCGCGGAATGGAAGGCCAACGCGTCAAAGCCCATTACCGCCTACTCGCCCAGCAGTACAAGATCGGCCGCTTCCGCCGCGCCTACGACCCCGCCTCCTGGGACACCCAGGACCCCGTCAACCTCGCCCTCTCCTCAGCCAACACATGCCTGTACGGCATCGTCCACGCCGCCATCCTCGCCATCGGCTGTTCCCCAGCCCTGGGCTACGTCCACCAGGGCAATCAACAGGCATTCGTCTACGACATCGCCGACCTCTACAAGGCCGACCTGACCATCCCCCTCGCCTTCTCCCTCCACGCCTCCACCAACCCCGAAGCCGCAGCCCGCCGCTCCTTCCGCGACGGGCTGCGCTTGTTCAAACTGCTGCCGCGCATCGTCGCTGACATCCAGGAACTGCTCGCCCCCGAAACCAAACGGGACATCCCTGACCCCGAAGAACAACTCGTCGACCTCTGGGACCCGATCGCTGGAGTCATTCCTGGCGGCATGAACCACGGAACGGACTCATGA
- the fdhD gene encoding formate dehydrogenase accessory sulfurtransferase FdhD: MGRVTARRNVIRIRDGAVTTRPDTLVVEEPLEIRLDGKPLAITMRTPGDDFALAAGFLVSEGVLASADELANIVYCAGATDDGGNTYNVVDVRLADGVPVPDITLERNVYTTSSCGLCGKASLDAVRTQARWALDTGPEAPFRIEPATLAALPDRLRAAQRVFERTGGLHAAALFGADGELLDIREDVGRHNAVDKVVGRALQQGLLPLSSAVLMVSGRASFELAQKAVMAGIPVLAAVSAPSSLAVDLAAETGLTLVGFLRGNSMNVYAGEHRLALPTATATG, encoded by the coding sequence ATGGGACGAGTCACGGCGCGACGCAACGTGATCCGCATCCGCGACGGTGCGGTGACCACCCGCCCGGACACCCTCGTCGTCGAGGAGCCGCTGGAAATCCGACTCGACGGCAAGCCGCTGGCGATCACCATGCGGACGCCCGGCGACGACTTCGCGCTGGCCGCGGGGTTCCTCGTCAGCGAGGGTGTACTGGCGAGTGCGGACGAACTGGCGAACATCGTCTACTGCGCGGGCGCCACTGACGACGGCGGCAATACGTACAACGTCGTCGATGTCCGGCTGGCGGACGGGGTGCCGGTCCCGGACATCACGCTGGAGCGCAACGTCTATACGACGTCGTCGTGCGGGCTGTGCGGCAAGGCCAGCCTGGACGCGGTGCGTACCCAGGCCCGCTGGGCGCTGGACACCGGCCCCGAAGCCCCGTTCCGGATCGAGCCGGCGACGCTGGCCGCCCTCCCCGACCGGCTCCGGGCCGCGCAGCGCGTCTTCGAGCGGACCGGGGGCCTGCATGCGGCCGCGCTGTTCGGGGCGGACGGGGAACTGCTCGACATACGGGAAGACGTGGGACGCCATAACGCCGTCGACAAAGTCGTCGGACGCGCGTTGCAGCAGGGGTTGCTGCCGCTGTCGTCGGCGGTGCTGATGGTGTCCGGGCGGGCGTCCTTCGAGCTGGCACAGAAGGCCGTGATGGCGGGCATTCCGGTGCTCGCGGCGGTCTCCGCGCCGTCGTCGCTCGCCGTGGATCTGGCGGCCGAAACCGGGCTGACGCTGGTGGGGTTCCTGCGG
- a CDS encoding aldehyde dehydrogenase family protein, with product MAPTPESPSTPTSTPTPTLTLKPGTSWQDAWQRSLAAAPEAFRDDQVRNLWAGGWHPDGAPLPAISPVDSTPIAGPPRLNAEAARHAVRASLDQHRDWRHVPLPERKARISATLDALTEHRELLALLLVWEIGKPWKLAQADVDRAIDGVRWYVSDIDRMLAGRSPLPGPVSNIASWNYPMSVLVHAMLVQALAGNAVIAKTPTDGGLSCLTLACALAAREGIPATLVSGNGSELSASLIRSPEIGCVSFVGGRDTGARVATAVADLGKRHILEQEGLNTWGIWHHTDWDALTPLLRKTFDYAKQRCTAYPRFVVQRDAFADFLAAYLPAVRAIRFGHPLAVAAPDDPLPTLDYGPLINAAKAKELADLTTEAISRGAVPLHRGTLAAGHFLPSQDTSAYLPPTTLLAPPPSSPLHHAEPFGPIDTIVLVDTEAELLAAMNASNGALVATLSTDDPETYARLASQIRAFKIGQGKPRSRGDREELFGGFGNSWRGAFVGGDLLVRAVTQGPPTERLPGNFPDYHLMP from the coding sequence ATGGCACCGACCCCGGAATCCCCCAGCACTCCCACCTCCACCCCCACCCCGACCCTCACCCTCAAGCCGGGAACGTCCTGGCAGGACGCCTGGCAGCGCAGCCTGGCCGCCGCTCCCGAGGCGTTCCGCGACGACCAGGTCCGCAACCTCTGGGCCGGCGGATGGCACCCCGACGGCGCCCCGCTGCCCGCCATCAGCCCGGTGGACAGCACCCCCATCGCCGGCCCGCCCCGCCTGAACGCGGAGGCCGCCCGGCACGCCGTACGCGCCTCCCTCGACCAGCACCGCGACTGGCGCCACGTGCCCCTTCCGGAACGGAAGGCCCGTATCTCGGCCACCCTCGACGCCCTCACCGAGCACCGCGAACTGCTCGCCCTCCTCCTCGTCTGGGAGATCGGCAAGCCCTGGAAGCTCGCGCAGGCCGACGTCGACCGCGCCATCGACGGCGTGCGGTGGTACGTCTCCGACATCGACCGCATGCTCGCCGGCAGGTCCCCCCTCCCCGGCCCGGTCAGCAACATCGCCAGCTGGAACTACCCCATGTCCGTCCTGGTCCACGCGATGCTCGTGCAGGCACTCGCCGGCAATGCGGTGATCGCCAAAACCCCCACCGACGGCGGTCTGTCCTGCCTCACCCTCGCCTGCGCCCTGGCCGCCCGCGAGGGCATTCCGGCCACCCTCGTCAGCGGGAACGGCAGCGAACTCTCCGCCTCCCTCATCCGTTCCCCGGAGATCGGCTGCGTCTCCTTCGTCGGCGGCCGCGACACCGGCGCCCGCGTCGCCACCGCCGTCGCCGACCTCGGCAAACGCCACATCCTCGAACAGGAGGGCCTGAACACCTGGGGCATCTGGCACCACACCGACTGGGACGCCCTGACGCCCCTCCTGCGCAAAACCTTCGACTACGCCAAACAGCGTTGCACCGCCTACCCCCGCTTCGTCGTCCAGCGCGACGCCTTCGCCGACTTCCTGGCCGCCTACCTCCCGGCCGTACGGGCCATCCGCTTCGGCCACCCTCTGGCCGTCGCCGCGCCCGACGATCCGCTCCCCACGCTCGACTACGGCCCCCTGATCAACGCCGCCAAGGCCAAGGAACTCGCCGACCTGACGACCGAGGCGATCTCCCGCGGCGCGGTACCGCTGCACCGGGGCACCCTGGCCGCCGGCCACTTCCTCCCCTCCCAGGACACCTCCGCCTACCTGCCGCCCACCACCCTCCTGGCCCCGCCCCCGTCCTCGCCCCTCCACCACGCCGAGCCCTTCGGCCCCATCGACACCATCGTCCTCGTCGACACCGAGGCCGAACTCCTCGCCGCCATGAACGCCAGCAACGGCGCCCTGGTGGCCACCCTCTCCACCGACGACCCCGAGACCTACGCCCGCCTGGCCTCCCAGATCCGCGCCTTCAAAATCGGCCAAGGCAAGCCCCGCTCCCGAGGCGACCGCGAGGAACTCTTCGGGGGCTTCGGCAACTCCTGGCGCGGCGCCTTCGTAGGCGGCGACCTCCTGGTACGAGCCGTCACCCAGGGCCCACCCACGGAACGCCTACCGGGCAACTTCCCCGACTACCACCTCATGCCGTAA
- the cas6e gene encoding type I-E CRISPR-associated protein Cas6/Cse3/CasE — protein sequence MSVWLTRIAPDPRSGDARRDLGGSRSAAGLHRRLMSLYPDDAGPDPRARFGILFRVDDTPTGPHVLLQSTHEPDLSCLPDGYGHAVTRPLDPLLDALRPGLTIRYRCMASAVRKPGATTRALYDLPAVVPLKGPAADEWWLRQADAAGLKALTAHSQPMDAAQAIRTLRGSAKEQRIRHNRTRFDGTATITDPDQLRTKITEGIGRGKAYGCGLLSIAPSRETA from the coding sequence TTGAGTGTCTGGCTGACCCGTATCGCCCCCGACCCACGCTCCGGTGACGCCCGCCGTGACCTGGGTGGATCTCGCTCCGCCGCAGGTCTGCACCGCCGCCTGATGTCCCTGTACCCGGACGACGCCGGCCCTGACCCACGCGCCCGCTTCGGCATTCTCTTCCGCGTAGACGACACCCCGACCGGGCCGCACGTCCTCCTGCAAAGCACCCACGAGCCCGACCTCTCCTGTCTTCCCGACGGCTACGGTCACGCCGTCACCCGCCCCCTCGACCCGCTGCTGGACGCCCTGCGACCAGGCTTGACCATCCGCTACCGGTGCATGGCCAGTGCCGTCCGCAAGCCCGGCGCCACCACCCGAGCCCTCTACGACCTGCCCGCCGTCGTCCCACTCAAGGGCCCTGCTGCCGATGAATGGTGGCTACGCCAAGCCGACGCCGCCGGGCTCAAAGCCCTCACCGCCCACTCCCAACCCATGGACGCCGCCCAAGCCATACGCACACTCCGCGGCTCAGCCAAGGAACAGCGCATCCGCCACAACCGCACCCGCTTCGACGGCACCGCCACCATCACCGACCCCGACCAGCTCCGCACGAAGATCACCGAAGGCATCGGCCGCGGCAAGGCATACGGCTGCGGCCTCCTCAGCATCGCCCCTTCACGGGAGACGGCATGA
- a CDS encoding chorismate mutase — translation MSEWTAPSAEEAAGVADEAARERLLYLRSSIDNLDAALVHLLAERFKCTQQVGELKARHSLPPADPTREAAQIERLRKLAEDARLDPAFAEKFLNFIIDEVVRHHKAIAYQATNSNNELRSETATSAE, via the coding sequence ATGAGCGAGTGGACAGCACCGTCCGCGGAGGAGGCGGCCGGGGTCGCCGACGAGGCGGCCCGGGAGCGGCTGCTCTATCTGCGCAGCAGCATCGACAACCTCGACGCCGCCCTGGTGCACCTGCTCGCCGAGCGCTTCAAGTGCACCCAGCAGGTCGGCGAACTCAAGGCCCGACACAGCCTGCCGCCCGCCGACCCGACTCGCGAGGCCGCGCAGATCGAGCGGCTGCGAAAGCTGGCGGAGGACGCCCGGCTGGATCCCGCGTTCGCGGAGAAGTTCCTGAACTTCATCATCGATGAAGTGGTCCGCCACCATAAGGCCATCGCGTATCAAGCCACCAACAGCAACAACGAGTTGAGGAGCGAGACTGCAACGTCCGCTGAGTGA